A part of Procambarus clarkii isolate CNS0578487 chromosome 21, FALCON_Pclarkii_2.0, whole genome shotgun sequence genomic DNA contains:
- the LOC138367157 gene encoding uncharacterized protein — MACVAEREDGVTESVDGVAESVDGVAENVDCVAESVDGVPESVDGIADSIDGVAESVDGVAESVDGVAESVGGVAESVDGAAESSVDGVAESVDRVVRSVDGVVKSVDGVAENVYGVVKSVDGVVKSVYGVAESVDSVAESVDGVAENGVAESVDGVTKSVDGVTESEVCVAEIIDCVAETEDGVAKIIDGVGESEVDVAETIDGVAKSEDGVAESVDGVAESEDGVASVDGVAESVDGVAESEDCVAEIIDGVAESEDVVAESAYGVAESVSGVAESVYRVAESVDGVAESVDLWLRV, encoded by the exons ATGGCGTG tgtggctgagagggaagatggtgtgactgagagtgtagatggtgtcgctgagagtgtagatggtgtcgctgagaatGTTGATTGTGTAGCTGAGAGCGTAGATGGTGtgcctgagagtgtagatggtataGCTGATagtatagatggtgtggctgagagtgtagatggtgtcgctgagagtgttgatggtgtggccgaGAGTGTAGGTGGTGTCGCTGAGAGCGTAGATGGTGCCGCTGAGAgt agtgtagatggtgtggctgagagtgtagatcgtGTGGTtaggagtgtagatggtgtggttaaaagtgtagatggtgttgctgagaatGTATATGGTGTGgttaagagtgtagatggtgtggttaaGAGTGtatatggtgtggctgagagtgtagatagtgtggctgagagtgtagatggtgtggctgaga atggtgttgctgaaagtgtagatggtgtaactaagagtgtagatggtgttactgAGAGTGAAGTTTGTGTGGCTGAGATTATAGATTGTGTGGCTGAGACTGAAGATGGTGTGGCTAAGATTATAGATGGTGTGGGTGAGAGTGAAGTTGATGTGGCTGAGACTATAGATGGTGTGGCTAagagtgaagatggtgtggctgagagtgtagatggtgtggctgagagtgaagatggtgtggct agtgtagatggtgtggctgagagtgtagatggagtGGCTGAGAGTGAAGATTGTGTGGCTGAGAttatagatggtgtggctgagagtgaagatgttgtggctgagagtgcatatggtgtggctgagagtgttagtggtgtggctgagagtgtatatcgggtggctgagagtgtagatggtgtcgccgaGAGTGTTGatttgtggctgagagtgtag